A DNA window from Anaerocolumna sp. AGMB13020 contains the following coding sequences:
- a CDS encoding TIGR03936 family radical SAM-associated protein gives MMVRMKFIKTGPVKFIGHLDIMRFFQKAVRRAELDVEYSQGFNPHQIMSFASPLGVGLTSQSEYVDISFNTLEEKSVVLDKLNAAMNEFIKVTDMVMLPEGFKNAMASVAAADYLVSLKDGYDYLSVEEFRQKFTEFMANEEIVILKKTKKSEIETDIRPFIYSYSYTPQEFFASQSDTNDLAERYENGVKVYLKLSSGSVNNLKPELIFEAFSAFAGIEFNEYAFQIHRYELYQESTLEDKSFLPLSEV, from the coding sequence ATGATGGTACGTATGAAATTTATAAAGACAGGTCCCGTAAAGTTTATTGGTCACCTGGATATTATGCGATTTTTTCAAAAAGCAGTAAGAAGAGCGGAACTAGATGTTGAATACTCGCAGGGGTTTAATCCCCATCAGATCATGTCCTTTGCTTCTCCCCTTGGAGTAGGACTGACCAGCCAGTCTGAGTACGTGGACATATCCTTTAATACCCTTGAGGAGAAATCCGTGGTATTGGATAAATTAAATGCAGCCATGAACGAATTTATTAAAGTAACAGATATGGTTATGCTGCCGGAAGGTTTTAAAAATGCAATGGCAAGTGTTGCAGCGGCTGATTATCTGGTCTCCTTAAAGGATGGTTATGATTACCTGTCAGTGGAAGAATTCAGGCAGAAGTTTACCGAGTTCATGGCAAATGAAGAAATCGTAATACTCAAAAAAACAAAGAAAAGTGAAATTGAAACAGACATAAGACCTTTTATTTATTCCTACAGTTATACGCCCCAGGAATTCTTTGCCAGCCAATCTGATACAAATGATCTGGCGGAAAGGTATGAGAATGGTGTCAAGGTTTATTTAAAACTATCCTCCGGCAGCGTCAACAACCTTAAACCGGAACTGATTTTTGAGGCCTTTTCTGCTTTTGCCGGAATAGAATTCAATGAATATGCTTTCCAGATTCATCGATATGAATTGTACCAGGAAAGTACTTTAGAAGATAAATCCTTCCTTCCTTTATCAGAGGTGTAA
- a CDS encoding ribonuclease E/G: MKHKLLITKDEERILSSLYDEKEMIQVNAFSIKEDNILGNIYIGKVKNIVANIAAAFVEYEKGKMCYLSLAELKNPVFINPKKNNKLVVDDEVLVQISKADVKTKAPVAITNLNFSGKYLVLTHGNNLIGISGKIVDENERKRLKALMEEFRHEDYGFIIRTNAVNIDDEVLRLEAQTLIKLYAGTLEHARYKTPLTLIHKTLPGYLCDIRDGLSETLTEIITDDKYLYEEISGYLQHYQKEDSSKLKFYEDPLLSLKKLYSIDSGLENALRKKVWLKSGGTIIIEPTEALTVIDVNTGKAIYGKRQVQDTFLKLNLEAAEEIAKQIRLRNLSGIIIVDFIDMEDKSAKSNLMHTFAEYLKKDPVKTVLVDMTALNLVEVTRKKVRKPLYEQIREE, translated from the coding sequence ATGAAGCATAAACTGTTGATTACCAAAGACGAGGAAAGAATTCTTTCTAGTTTATATGATGAAAAAGAGATGATTCAGGTTAATGCCTTTAGCATAAAGGAAGATAATATTCTCGGGAACATCTATATTGGTAAGGTGAAGAACATTGTTGCGAATATCGCAGCTGCTTTTGTAGAGTACGAAAAGGGTAAAATGTGTTATCTTTCATTGGCGGAGCTTAAAAATCCTGTTTTTATCAATCCTAAGAAAAACAATAAGCTGGTGGTTGATGATGAAGTTCTGGTTCAAATATCCAAGGCAGATGTGAAAACAAAAGCACCGGTGGCAATAACAAACCTGAACTTTTCTGGAAAATATCTGGTACTGACCCACGGCAACAATCTTATTGGAATTTCCGGTAAGATTGTTGATGAAAATGAAAGAAAACGCCTAAAGGCTCTTATGGAAGAGTTCAGGCACGAGGATTACGGCTTTATTATAAGAACAAATGCCGTAAACATTGACGATGAAGTCTTAAGACTGGAAGCTCAGACACTTATAAAGCTATATGCCGGGACCTTAGAACATGCCAGGTACAAAACACCTCTTACCCTGATCCATAAGACCTTACCAGGTTATCTTTGTGATATACGGGACGGATTATCGGAAACGCTGACAGAGATTATTACCGATGACAAGTATCTATATGAAGAGATCTCCGGTTATTTGCAGCATTATCAGAAAGAAGACAGCTCAAAACTTAAATTTTATGAGGATCCCTTATTATCATTAAAGAAACTATACAGTATAGATTCCGGGCTTGAAAATGCCCTCAGGAAAAAGGTATGGTTAAAATCCGGAGGTACGATTATCATTGAGCCTACAGAAGCTTTAACTGTCATAGATGTGAATACAGGGAAAGCGATTTATGGTAAAAGGCAAGTACAGGATACCTTTTTGAAATTAAACCTGGAAGCAGCGGAGGAAATTGCAAAACAAATCAGACTTCGTAATCTTTCAGGAATTATCATTGTGGACTTTATTGATATGGAGGATAAAAGTGCTAAAAGTAATTTAATGCATACTTTTGCTGAATATCTGAAGAAAGATCCGGTAAAGACTGTGTTAGTGGATATGACAGCGCTTAATCTGGTGGAAGTGACAAGAAAGAAGGTGCGCAAACCTCTTTATGAACAAATCAGGGAAGAATAA